The Apium graveolens cultivar Ventura chromosome 11, ASM990537v1, whole genome shotgun sequence genome has a window encoding:
- the LOC141695289 gene encoding uncharacterized protein LOC141695289, whose translation MKAGRPPSSRYCEYHEDTGHTTEQCFQLSNLIEGKIHRGQLVHYVQQEDNPRRHHRDQDDWVIDVIFGGAASGGFSHNSRKEYTREVFNVNPPTVKRPRANPTPIISFSDDDFNPGLIEGHQDALVITTRVGNNTVKKMLVDNGSSVDVLYHQAFSRMDIGDRRLENSRTPLYGFTGNEVHVVGTIDMPVLFGSPPCQVWKVIKFHVISASSSFNAILSRTTITALKAITSISHLKMKFPTGFGVGEMIGDQTTARQCYLTPKKKGEEDLGVNQVLEIDPRNSIESTNQNSCFPAEEMEEIEVVIGNPSKTTKVGKGLPKHLK comes from the coding sequence ATGAAGGCCGGGAGACCCCCCAGTTCCAGATATTGTGAGTATCATGAAGATACCGGTCACACCACAGAACAGTGCTTTCAACTTAGCAACCTCATAGAAGGAAAGATTCATCGAGGACAGTTAGTACATTACGTACAACAAGAGGACAATCCTAGACGTCACCATCGGGATCAAGATGATTGGGTCATTGACGTCATATTCGGGGGAGCAGCTTCTGGAGGATTCTCTCACAACTCCAGAAAAGAGTACACTCGAGAAGTCTTCAATGTCAATCCCCCGACAGTTAAACGCCCTCGCGCAAACCCGACCCCAATCATTTCCTTCTCCGATGATGATTTTAATCCGGGTCTCATCGAGGGTCATCAAGACGCTCTTGTTATCACAACCCGAGTAGGAAATAATACTGTGAAAAAGATGCTGGTCGACAACGGAAGTTCTGTCGATGTTCTCTACCACCAAGCCTTTTCACGGATGGACATCGGAGATCGACGGCTCGAGAACTCTCGAACGCCGTTGTACGGATTCACCGGAAATGAGGTCCATGTGGTAGGAACCATTGATATGCCAGTTCTCTTTGGCTCACCACCTTGTCAGGTTTGGAAAGTCATTAAATTTCATGTGATCAGTGCTTCTTCCAGTTTTAATGCCATCTTAAGCCGAACTACAATCACAGCCCTAAAGgcaataacttcaatctcccatttGAAGATGAAATTTCCCACTGGCTTCGGGGTCGGAGAAATGATTGGAGATCAAACGACCGCGAGACAATGTTACCTGACCCCAAAGAAAAAGGGGGAAGAAGATCTAGGAGTCAACCAGGTACTCGAGATTGACCCCCGCAACTCAATTGAATCTACAAACCAGAATTCATGTTTCCCTGCAGAAGAAATGGAAGAGATCGAAGTGGTCATCGGCAACCCATCAAAGACAACCAAGGTGGGAAAAGGACTTCCTAAACATTTGAAATAA